One Mobula hypostoma chromosome 5, sMobHyp1.1, whole genome shotgun sequence DNA segment encodes these proteins:
- the LOC134346466 gene encoding zinc finger protein 850-like, protein MPFTCSDCGKGFTHSSKLLTHQRVHTGERPFTCSDCGKGFTQSNHLLQHQVIHTGEWPFTCSDCGKGFTQRSQLLTHQRLHTGERPFNCSDCGKGFTRSSDLQRHLRVHTGEKPFTCSECGKVFARLSELKLHQRVHTGEKPFTCSECGKGFARSFELKLHQRVHTGEKPFTCSECGKLFARTSELKLHQRVHTGERPFTCSECGKGFTQSSNLQRHQRVHTGEKPFSCSECGKGFTQPSELKLHQRVHTGEKPFTCSDCGKGFTVSSRLKLHQRVHTGEKPFTCSECGKGFTQLSNLQSHQRVHTGEKPFTCSECGKGFTHSSQLKEHQRVHTGEKPFTCSECGKVFSRSSELKLHQRVHTGEKPFTCSECGKVFSRSSELKVHQRVHTGEKPFACSECGKGFTHSSNLHRHQRVHTGEKPITCSECGKVFSRSSELKLHQRVHTGDKPFTCSECGKGFTQSAKLKEHQRVHTGEKPFTCSECGKGFTRSSELKLHQRVHTGEKPFTCSDCGKGFTHSSNLQRHQRVHTGEKPFTCSDCGKGFTHSSQLKLHHRVHTGEKPFSCSECGKLFARSSELKIHQRVHTGEKPFTCAECGKGFISSSQLLRHQQIHTGEKPFSCSECGKGFIFSSQLLRHQRVHTGERPFRCSECGKGFISSSQLLRHQQTHTGEKPFSCSECGKGFTYSTHLKEHQFVHTVERPFTCSDCGKRFTRRF, encoded by the coding sequence atgccattcacctgctcagactgtgggaagggattcactcactcatccaaactactgacacaccagcgagttcacactggggagaggccattcacctgctcagactgtgggaaaggattcactcagtcaaaTCACCTGCTACAACATCAGgtaattcacactggggagtggccgttcacctgctcagactgtgggaagggattcactcagcgTTCTCAGCTCCTGACACACCAGcgacttcacactggggagagaccattcaactgctcagactgtggaaagggattcactcgcTCGTCCGACCTACAGAGACAcctgcgagttcacactggggagaagccattcacttgctctgaatgtgggaaggtatTTGCTCGGTTATCTGAACTGAagttacatcagcgagttcacactggggagaagccgttcacttgctctgaatgtgggaagggatttgctcGGTCGTTTGAACTTAagttacatcagcgagttcacactggggagaagccgttcacttgctctgaatgtgggaagctATTTGCTCGGACATCTGAACTGAagttacatcagcgagttcacactggggagaggccgttcacctgctctgaatgtgggaagggattcactcaatcgtccaacctacagagacaccagcgagttcacactggtgaGAAGCCGTTCagttgctctgaatgtgggaaaggattcacccaGCCATCTGAACTGAagttacatcagcgagttcacactggggagaagccgttcacttgctctgactgtgggaagggattcactgtgTCATCTCGACTGAagttacatcagcgagttcacactggggagaagccattcacctgctctgaatgtgggaagggattcactcagttgtccaacctacagagtcaccagcgagttcacactggggagaagccgttcacttgctctgaatgtgggaaaggattcactcattcatctcaactgaaggagcatcagcgagtccacactggggagaagccgttcacttgctctgaatgtgggaaggtatTTTCTCGGTCATCTGAACTGAAGCTACATCAGCGagtccacactggggagaagccgttcacttgctctgaatgtgggaaggtatTTTCTcggtcatctgaactgaaggtacatcagcgagtccacactggggagaagccgttcgcTTGCTCTGAATGTGGAAAAGGATTCACTCACTCTTCCAACCTACACAGACACCAGCGagtccacactggggagaagccaatcacttgctctgaatgtgggaaggtatTTTCTCGGTCATCTGAACTGAagttacatcagcgagttcacactggggataaGCCATTCAcatgctcagaatgtgggaaaggattcactcagtcagctAAGCTGAAGgagcatcagcgagttcacactggggagaagccgttcacctgctctgaatgtgggaagggattcactcggtcatctgaactgaagttacatcagcgagttcacactggggagaagccatttacctgttcagactgtgggaagggtttcACTCACTCGtccaacctacagagacaccagcgagttcacactggggagaagccattcacctgctcagactgtgggaaaggattcacccaTTCATCTCAACTGAAATTGCATCACCGagtccacactggggagaagccgttcagttgctctgaatgtgggaagttATTTGCTCGGTCATCTGAactgaagatacatcagcgagttcacactggtgaGAAGCCGTTCACTTGCgctgaatgtgggaaaggattcatttCTTCATCTCAGCTCTTGAGACACCAgcaaattcacactggggagaaaccattcagttgctctgaatgtgggaaaggattcatttTTTCATCTCAGCTCttgagacaccagcgagttcacacaggggagaggccattcCGCTGCTCTGAATGCGGGAAAGGATTCATTAGTTCATCTCAGCTCTTGAGACACCAACAaactcacactggggagaaaccattcagctgctcagaatgtgggaaaggattcacctATTCAACTCATCTGAAAGAACATCAGTTTGTTCACACCgtggagaggccgttcacctgctcagactgtgggaaacgATTCACTCGACGTTTTTGA